The genome window GGGCCGGGCGTCCAACAGGAGCGCGCGCGACGCCCACGCCTCGACCGGGTCGTTGCGCGCGTACCGGATCGGCTCGTCGAGCCGCACGTCGCGGACCGAAAAGCGCGAGTCGAGCAGCCGCTCGCGGAATCGGACCGAGAACCCCCGGCCCGCGCCTTCGTAGCCGTGGACCGTCGTGCAGAACGCGACCGCGGGCGCGTCGAGGAACCCCTCCAGCAGCCGCACCGGGAGCGCCGCCGCCTCGTCGACGATCGCCGCGTCCGCCCCTCCCGCTGCCGCCGCGGCCGCCGCGGGCGACAGGAACCGGACGCGGCCGCCCGCCGGCGTCCGGAGTTCGCGCTCGTCGCGGTCGCGGTCGCCGTCGAGACCGCCCCCGTCGTCCCGCTCGCTCGCGGTGGCGTCTCCCCCCGTCTCCGCCGCGATCAGTTCTCGGGCCCGGGCGAACACCTCCGCGGCGTTCCGGAACGCGGGCGCGGTGACGAGTACGTCGCTCCCGGCGAGCGCGAGCGCGCCGGCCGCCAGCCCGGCCGCGCTCGACTTCCCGCGCCCGCGGTCCGACTCGACCACGACGGCTGAGCCGGGCTCGGAGAGCGACTCGAACGCCCGCAGCGCCCGCGCCTGGTCGGCCGTGCGGCAGGCGCCGTACGCGGTCGCGGGGAACGCCGACCCCGGGGGCGCGCTCTGGTCGCTGCCCCCGCCGACCGCATCGGATCGGTCCGTGGCGTCGCCCTCCGAGCCTCCCGCCCCCGTCAGGCCGTCGCGTTCGACGGCGTCGCCCTCCGGACCCGCTCCGAGCGCGACGACCGCGATACCGGGATGCGTTCGGAGCGTTCCGACGAGGCGCTCGCGGAACCGCCCCGTCACGTCGTCGAGGCCGTACGGCGGCACCGCGAGCGAGTCGTCGAAGCGGTCGCGGATCCCGGGCCAGTCGTCGAGCGCGGGCGCGAGCAGGATCAGGAGGCCGCCGCCGTCGACCGCGCCGACCGCGCGGCCGAGCGCGTTCGGGACGAACCGCTCGTGGCAGTCGAGGACGACCGCCTCGCGGGTACGCCCCAGTAGCTCGTCGGCGTTCCGCGGGCGCACCTCCTCGAACCGGAACCCCTCGCGCGTCGTGACCAATGTGACGTCCCCGTCGTCGACCCCGAGCGACTCGACCGCGTCGTAGGCGGCGTCGACCGCGCGGTCGCGGTCGCCGGCGAGCACGAGGACGCGCCGATCGTTCGTTCGCTCGGCCTCGGCGCGCAGGTCGCGCGCGACTCCCGCGATCATCTTCGCCCGTCGTTGCCGAGGCGCGGACATGTGTCTTGCCCTCCGGACCGCCGTCGTCCTCGTTACCGGGTCGCCTCGGCGGCGCGCCCGCGAAGGCGGGAGGCTTACGGACGCTCGGCGCGTCGCTCCGGGCATGACCACGGTCACGCTCATCGGGACCCGGCTCGCGGACGTGGGCCGCGAGTTCGTCTACGAGGGGGAATCGACCGACTGCGAGGGGTGCCCCTACCGCGGCCAGTGCCTCAACCTCTCAGAGGGCACCCGCTACCGGGTGACCGGGATCCGCGAGAACGCCCAGACGCTCGACTGCGCCGTCCACGACGCGGGCGTCCGCGCGGTCGAGGTCGAGCCCGCCCCAGTCCCCGCGAACGTCCCCTCGAAGCGCGCGTACGCCGGGAGCAAGGCGTCGCTCGCCGGTCCCTGCCCGCACACCGAGTGCCCGAGCCACGGCTACTGCGTCCCCGACGGCGCCGACTTCGACGAGGAGCGCGTCATCGACCAGGTACTCGGCGAACCGCCCCACGAGACGTGCGCGCTCGACCGCGACCTGACGCTCGTGGAGTTCCGCGCGGAGGAGTGAGCGGTCGGAGCGGGCCGACCGTCCGGAGCGCTACAACGACGTGATCGCGTTCAGCGTGATCCGGATCGCGCGCTCGACGTTGTCCTTCGCCTTCTCCGGCAGCTCGTCGTCCGAGTCGGCGCCCTTCTGCGAGCCAGCGACGAGGTTGCCGTCGACGGTACAGATGGCGCCAGCCGCGAGCCCCTTCCGGCGCGCGAGCGAGAAGACGGTCGCGGCCTCCATCTCGATCGCGAGCAGGTTCGCGTCGTTCCAGTCGGCGACGTACGCGTCGTCCTCGTTGTAGAACGCGTCGTCGGAGACGATCGGCCCGACGTGGATCTCCTCGTCGTTGTCCTCGGCCGCCCCGACCAGTCCCGTGAGCACGTCGTAGTCGGGAACCGCCGGGTACACTTCGTCCTCGTACCGCTTGCTCGTCCCCTCCTCCTTGGCCGCGCCGGTCGCGACGACCATGTCGCCGACCTCCATGTCGGCCTGGAGCGCCCCGCAGGTGCCGCACCGGACGAACGTCTCGACGCCGACCCGCGAGAGCTCCTCGACGGCGATGGCGGCCGACGGGCAGCCGATCCCGGTCGAGCAGATCGTGAGGTCGGTCCCCTCGTAGCTCGCGTTCACGATCTTGTACTCGCGGTTCTGCGCGACGACCTCGCTGTCGTCGCAGAGGTCCGCGATCCGGTCGACGCGGCCCGGGTCGCCCGGGATGACCGCGATGTCGTGTACGTCGCCCTCCTCGACCAGCAGGTGCGGCTGTTTCGCCATACGAGCGGGGACAGCCGCCGCGCGCAAAAACGGACCGGTCGGCGGGCGGGGTATCGGCGCGAGACGGATTTAATATCGCGCTATGAAATTTATAATCGGGTCCAGATGCCGTCAACCTCCTCTCGACGAGACGGACGGAATCGGCCCGGATCGGCCGATTTATCGCCCGATAACTCCCAGTTCGAATATGCCCGACGCTGACGCCTCGCTCGTCTCGACGCTCGGCGCCCTCACGATCGCGTTCCTCGTCGTCGCGCTGGTCGCGGGAACGCTGCTCGACTTCAACTGGACGCAGGCGGTGCTGCTCGGCGGGTTCGCCGGCGTCGTGGCCGTCGCGTCGGCGTGGCTGACGGACCGGCGGGCGGACGGCGACTGAGCGGGTCCGTCCAGGTTCTGACCGCGCGAACCCGAGTATCGCGACTGAGAGCCCGGACGGAGGATTTTATACCCGTTCGGCGTCGACATCGGATAATGCGATTCAATCGCGACCGTCGGGGCCAGTCGGTCGTGGTCGGAACGGTGGTGCTGTTCGGCTTTCTGATCCTGGCGCTCTCGCTGTATCAGGTACAGATCGTGCCGCAAGAGAACGCGGAGGTCGAGTTTCAGCACTTCGAGGAAGTCAGGAACGACCTCGTTGAGCTCAGGAACGGAATCTTATCGGCCGGGAGCTCCGAGCGTCCGCAGTTCGTCGACGTGAAACTTGGCACGAACTACCAGACCCGGACGTTCACGATCAACCCACCCGACCCGGCGGGAACGCTACGGACGAGCGACGCGTACAACATCACAATCCGCGACGACTCCGGCACCACCGTGAACGTCTCGACGCGGTTCATCGAGTACCGGCCGCGGTACAACGAGCTCGAATCGGGGTCGACGTGGTACGACAACTCCGTTCTGTACCTCGCTGAGGCGGGCTCAAACCGTCCTGCTGTGATCATCGAGGACCAGAACATCTTGGTCGACAACGACACGCTCAGGCTGACCGCCGTCCAGAACGAGTTCAGCGCGTCCGGCACTCGGAGGGTCGCTGTGGAAATATACCCGACGACCAACGCCAGCAACCTGTCGGAATTGAATGGGACGCTTGATATCCGAATCCCGACACGATTAGGGAGTGGAGATGGCTACTGGAACGAGTCGATTGACAACGGCTCTATCACGTATCAGGGCATAGACGACTCCGCTTACCCCTCGTCGAGCGAGGTATCAGCGCTACTGCTTCAGGCGGATAGCCCGGACAACGTCACCGTGAACTCGGTCGGAATCCAATCAGAGCCGGCTGGGGAGACGGCGAAAGACAACGTTGGCCCAGCGGACAAAAGTGAGGGCGCCAGTGATCCTGACCCCCCAATGAATAACAATCCATCTTTCAATACGCTTACCGCAACTGTTGATGATTATAATAACGGTCAGGACGCGATCAGAGAGGTCAGCGTAAGTGGAAATATCGATAATGTTGACTCAAATGGGGATATCGAAATAGAACTCGATTATAACGATGGAAGCACAAATTCGAGGAAAATCTCAATGAACAGTAGCTTCAATAGGATCTTTGATACAGGGAGTGGTAATATGGGACCGAGCAGTATCGGAGTAACTATTGTACTATCAGATGCGACTGGAGATATCTATACGACCTGTACTAGTGATAGCGATCTAACTGGTGGAGGTAGTGAGTTAAATTTGAACGATTTTACTTGTAATTAGAACATTAATTTCGCAAAATCCTCTCAGTGAAATTTATGCTCCTCTGTTTAGCGCCGGCTCCTGTTGGTATCTTATAATACAGTCCTCAGGCTGACTAGGTCTAACCGTCTAAACAAAGTCTTGATTGTAATGTAGTTGGAACACTATACGATTCCGGAACTACTTCCACAATCGACGTAAACCACTATCGACACACCCATATGCCGGCCGCATGAACGACCGTGTATGACCGCAGTCGGGATCGACGGCATCGAGATCTGGACCGGGAAGCTCAAGCTCGACCTGCCGGGGACGTTCGCGCCGGAGAAAGGCGACGACCCCGAGAAGTACACGAAGGGACTCGGGCTCAACAACTCCTCGTTCCCCGACGTGTACGAGGACATCGTCACGATGGGGGCGAACGCCGCCAAGGGCCTGATGGACCGGAAGGGGCTCGAACCCGAGGACGTCGGCCGGATCGACGTCGCCACCGAGTCGGCGTTCGACCACTCGAAGCCGGTGTCGACGTATATCGCGGGCTGCCTCGAACAGGTGTACGACGGCGACTTCACCCACGCGAACAAGGGGGAGCGCAAGTTCGCCTGTCTCGCCGGCACGCAGGCGATAGACGACGCGTACAACTGGATCCGAGCGGGGCGGAACCGAGACCGACCGGCGATCGTCATCACCACGGACACGGCGCTGTACGCCCGCGGTGACCCGGGCGAGGCGACGCAGGGCGCCGGCGCCGTCGCGATGCTGATCGACGAGGATCCGTCTATCGTCGAACTCTCGACCGATCAGGGCTACGGGTCGAAAGACGAGACGGACTTCCTCAAGCCGAACCAGCAGTTCCCCAGCGTCGACGGGAAGCGCTCGGTCCAGGTGTACCTCTCTCGGATGCGCGAGGCCTTGGAGGACTACGAGTCCGTCACCGACGACATCGAGCTGGAGGACTTCGCGTACGCCCCGTTCCACACGCCGTTCCCGGGGATGGTCCGGAAGGCGGCACTCTTAGCCTACCGGCACGTCATCCGCGACACCGCCCACGAGGACGCACTCGCCGACGAGATCGGCCGCCAGCCCCGCGAAGCCGAGTACGAGGACCGAGAGGCCTACGAGGAGGCGATCCGCGGGTACATGGACGAGCTGAAGACCACCGAACAGTACCAGACGTGGTACGACACGGCCGTCGAGCCGACGCTCGGGCTCTCCCGCGAGGTCGGTAACTGGTACACCAGCTCCGTCCATATCGCCCGCGTGAGCGCCCTGCGAGACGCGCTGAAGCGCGACCGGGAGTTCGTCGGCGACACGCTGCTCGTCGCCTCCTACGGCTCCGGCGCGCAGGCCGAGATCCACGCCGAGACGATCCGCGAGGGGTGGCGGGCCGAGATCGAGGGGCTCGACATCGACGCCCAGCTCGACGCCCGCTACGACCTCGCGTGGGACGAGTACGAGGACGTCCACGACGTCCACGAGTACGACATGGACGTCGAACGCGAGATCGAGGAGTTCACCCAGCCGGACGGGGAGTTCGTCTTCACCGGCTGGGGGCGGATGAACGAGCGGAAGTACGAATACGTCGAGTAGGTCGCGTCGTATCTGCCCGGTTTCTCCGATCCGTGAGTCGCCCGCAGCGGCCCGAAACCCCGTGAAAACGGCTCACACGGGCCGTACACGATACGATGGTTTTAAACGACGCTGGCGTGAATCGACACCCAATGGTAACCATCTACGACGTGCCGGCCGACGACCTCATCGAGGCCGTCGCCGCACGGCTCGAGGACCGCATCGACGAGCCCGACTGGGTTGAGTTCGCCAAGACCGGCGCCGGCAAGGAGCTCCCGCCGGAGCAGGACGACTTCTGGTACGTCCGCTCCGCGAGCCTCCTGCGGAAGGTCGCCCAGAACGAGCCGATCGGCATCGAGCGGCTCGCCACCGAGTACGGCTCGAAGAAGCGCGGCTCGAACCGCTACGTCGTTCGCCCCGGCGAGCACGAGGGCGGCTCCCGCAAGCTCATCCGCTCGTCGCTTCAGGCGCTCGAAGAGGAGGGGCTCGTCACCACCGCGAGCGGCGAGGGCCGCCGCGTCTCCGACGAGGGCGAGGCGTTCCTCTCTGAGGTCGCGACCGAGGTCTTCGAGGACCTCGACCGCCCGGAACTCGAACGCTACGCGTAGACCGTCTTTCTGTTCGTTTTCGTCGAAATTCGATAGCCGCAGCCCCGCCCAGCGCCGCCGAGACGCCTGATCTGTGACGTTTCGTCGTTTCTCCCCGCCGCTCGGTAGTCTCCGCCGATCGTCGGATTATATTGTATTCCGCTATATAGAATTGGTTCGGCACCGCACCCTGCCCGTTCGTGCGAACGCCGTGCCGTCGGTTCGCGCGATCGGGAGCGAGAGGTGAGGCTATCGCGTCGGACGTCGACGAAGCGAAAAGGGGACCGCGGGCGGTGTCCGCTCGGTTCGACCGGCGCGGTCGCGCTATCCCGTGTTCTTCATCCCGGCGGCGATGCCGTTGACGGTGAGCCGCAGGGTGCGCTCTTCCTCGTCGGTGCGGTGAGTGCGCCCGAGCAGGTTCGCCTGGAGGAGGTTGAGGGGATCGACGTAGGGGTTCCGCCGGTCGAGGCTCTCTTCGAGCCACTCGCGGCGGAGCAGCTGGTCGCGGCCGCTAATCTCTAAGACCAGCTCGCGCCCGCGCTCGTACTCGCCGACCAGCTCGGGGAAGAAGCGCTCGCGGAGTTCGTCGTCGGCGAGGTCGGCGTACTCGGCCGCGATCTCCGGCTCGGTGCGCGCGAGCGCCAGCGAGGCGTTGTCGAGCGTCGTCCGGAAGAACGGCCACTCGTCGAACATCTCGCGGAGCGTCTCCATTCCTTCCTCCTCGCCCACCTCGTCGAGGTAGGCGTCGATGCCGGAGGCGATCGCGTACCACCCGGGGAGGATGAGCCGGGTCTGGGTCCACGAGAACACCCACGGGATCGCCCGGAGGTCCTCGACGCTGCGCTCGCCCGAGCGCGAGGCGGGCCGCGACCCGAGGTTGAGGTCCTCGACGACGCTGATCGGCGTCGCCTGCTCGAAGTAGGAGACGAACCCGTCCGCGTTCAGCAGGTCGCGGTACGTCTCGCGCGCCGCGGGCGCCATGACCTCCATCGCCTCGACCCAGCGGTCGGGCACGTCTTCGACCGGCTCCTCGTTCGCCTCCTTCCGGGCGCGGATCTGCGCGTCGAGCATCTGTTCGAGCTCGCGCTCGGCGATCCGCGGGTTGGCGTACTTCTCGGCGATCGCTTCGCCCTGCTCGGTGAACTTCACCTGTCCGGTGACGGTCTCGTTCGGGAGCGCGAGCAGCGCCTCGTTCATCGGGCCGCCGCCGCGCGAGATGGAGCCGCCGCGGCCGTGGAACAGCCGGAGGGTCACGTCCTCCTCGCGGCAGAACCGGGCGATCCGGCGCTGGTTCTCGTAGAGGTCCCAGTTGGCAGCGAGGAACCCGTTCTCCTTGTTGGAGTCGGAGTAGCCGAGCATGACCTCCTGGACCTCGCCACGGGCCTCCAGCGCCTTCGCGTACGCCTCGTTCTCGAAGAGGGTGCCGAGGATGCGCTCGGCGCCGTTGAGCGCGGACTCGGTCTCGAGGAGGGGGACGACGTCGACCGCGCAGTGGTCCGGCAGGGAGACGACGCCGACCTGATCGGACAAGAAGAGCACCTCCAGCACGTGGCTGGGCTCCTCCGTCATCGAGATGCAGTAGGTGTCGATCGCCTGCTGGCCGTACTCCTCCTGCCACTCCGCGAACGACTCGAACCGTTCGAGGACGCGCTCGGTCGTCTCCGAGACGTCGCCGGGCTCGTCGACGTCGACGACCGGCTCCTCTTGAAGGATCGCCTCGGTGAGGAAGTCGACGCGCTCCGACTCGTCCATCCCCTCGTAGTCGACCCCCTCCGTGGCGACCGCCTCGGCGACGGCCTCGGTGTGGTTCTCGCGGTGGTCGCGCAAGTCGAGCGAGGCCAGCGTGAGCCCGAACGTGTCCACCTGCCGGCGGAACGGCTCGACGAAGGACTCCAGCACCGACTCCTGGCCGTCCTCGCGCAGCGACTCGGCGATCACGTCGAGGTCGTCGAGGAAGGCGTCGCCGTCGGGGTACTCGCCCGGCCGGACGTCGTTGACGCGGTCGAGCCGCTCGCGCATCAGCCGGAGCTTCTGTCTGTACGGCTCGTCGGGGTAGCGCTCGCGGGCCTCCTCGACGACGGTCGGGAACCGCTCGGCGTCGGCCGCGAGCGAGCGCGCGAGCGCGTCGCCGGCGGCGTACCGGTCGCCGTCCTGGCTCAGCACGGCCGAGAGCCGCTTACAGCGGTCACGGTACTTCTCGACGGCGATCTCGCGCTGGCGTTCGAGCGTCTCGTCGGTCACCTCGGGGGTGACGAACGGGTTGCCGTCGCGGTCGGAGCCCGCCCACGAGCGGAACTCGAAGAGCTTCGGGCAGTCGACGTCGTCGTACTCCTTCGAGATGGTCTCCTCGAACTCCTCGTAGGCGTCGCCGACGACGTCGAAGAGGGTGTTCTCGAGGTACCACTGGACGTTTCGCGCCTCGTCTTCCGGCTCGGGCGCCCGCTGGCGGACCTGTCGGGTGCCCCACAGGCTGGTCACCTCGGCGGTGACGTCGCGCCAGACGGCGCGCCGCTCGCGGTCGGTGAGGTTGCGCTCGTCGAGCTCTCCCAGGTGGTTCGCGATGGAACGGAGCTTGGACTTCACGGTCGATCGCCGGGCCTCCGTCGGGTGGGCGGTGAACGTCGGCTCGATGAGCACGTCGGCGAGCAGCTCCTCTAACTCGTCGGCGTCGACGCCGGCCTCGGCGAACTCGGCGATCGTCGCGTCGAAGGAGTCGTGGAGGGCGGTCCCGTCGTCGGCGTTCCGGACCGCGCGGACGCGCTCGCGCTCCTCGGCGAGGTTGATCAGTTCGAAGTAGGTCGTGAACGCGCGGGCGACGACCTCCTCGCGGGTCGTCGAGAGATCGTCGACCGCCTCGTGGAGGGCGTCGCGGTTCGGGGCGTCGCCCCGCCGGTAGTCGATCGCCGCGTTCCGTAGCGTCTCGACCGTCTCGTACGCCTCGGTCGAGGCTTGCGCGGCCAAGACGTCTCCCACCAGCGCCCCGAGTTCCCGAACGTCCGTCCGCACGTCCCGATTGTGCAACTTCATACCACGCACACTGCGGTCGCGATCGGTTAAAACCGCGGTCTGAACGAATGTTTGCCTCGGTTTCGAGTAAATTCGTTCACGAACGTTTCTGTGTGACCGGCGCCGAGACGCCGCGGCCATCGGTGCCCGACTCGAGGCGTCGGTGTTGGCCGATGAGGACCCCGATTCTCGCGCCGGTGGAGGGTTCGTCACCCTTTTTACCGATCCAACCCCAGGTGCGAGTATGAGTGCGTCCGACAAGTATCCGTCTGAGTCCGGGCGGCGACGCTTCGTGAAGGGCGTCGTCGGCGGCGCGGCCCTCGCGGGGGTCGGCGCGATGGGGTCGGCGACCGTGAACACCCTGACGACCGCCGGCGGCGTCGGCGGCGGGTCGACGATCGCGAAGACGATCGCACAGACCGGCGGTCCGGCGCCCCGCGGGCTCCCGCAGATTCCGGTCCAGGTCACCGACGAGGGCTACATCGAGGGAATCTGGCCCGAGACGACCACCGTCACCCAGGAGGGACAGGAGATCGAGGTCGCCCAAGAGGAGCTCGGCGGATTCACCTACTCCGGCGCGTGGTTCCAGTACTGCGGCGTCGAGTCCCAAGAGAACGTCCAGCCGAACTTCGAGTCGGACAACCTGTTCCGGTCCGCGAGCGCCCCGCCGTACGACTGGCAGTCGAACACCTACTCGGGCGGCGACCGGATCCACATCGACGACTTCTCGGACTACACCGAGTGGGGCAACGGGATCGGCAGCGACGGCGTCGGCAAGCCGGCGTCGGTCACGTGGCGCTCCGAGGACGCCGAGACGAACCTCGGCGCGATCGTCATCCGCTCGCCCCAGATCGAGGAGGCGGCCCAGAACGACGAGTGGCTACAGGCGTCGACCGACCAGGGGTTCATGGCGTACCTCAACGTCTGTACGCACTTCTGTTGTATCCCGGGCTACAAGGTGCTAGAGGAGTCCGCCCGCTACGACGCCGCCAACGGGACCTACTGCGTCTGCCACCAGTCGACGTACGACCCGTTCACCATCGAAGAGGCGCTGTTCATCGCGCGGCCCCGCCCGGAAGAGTAACGCGTCCGTCTCGTCCCTGATTTTCTCACCTCCCGATCCGCGTCCCGCACAGCCGACGGTCCCCGCCGCGCTTTTCACGCCGCTCGCCCGAGGGACCGACATGAGCGACGACGACCCCGCAGACGCCGACGCGCCCGCCGGAGCCGACGGCTCCGAGACCGCCGACGATTCGACGGACGCCGCCGAGAGCGCGTCGGCGGACGACGACTTCGAGGCGGAGCTCGCCCGCGCCCGCGACCTCCTCGACGGCGACGACGTCGACGCGGTCCACGTCGGCGTCGTCCGCGACGGCGAGGTCGACACCACGTTCGCCCAGCGCACCGACGACGACGCCGACGGCGCCGGGCTCCGGGCGCTCGCGCTGCTCGCCGCGCACGTCAGGCTGGTCGCGGGCGAGGCGGGCGTCGAGCCTTCGACCGTCGCCGGCGACGCCGCGACGCTCGCGGGACAAGTGGAACAGATCCCGGCCAGCACCGACCAGATCCCCGACGAGTAGCTCGACACCGCGTCCCGCCAAACAGTTCGGGCCGCGCGCGCCGTCGAGCCCGTTCGTCGGTCGAGCCCGTCCTCCGTCAGGGCTCGCTGGACCGGATCCGGCGGAGCTGGTGGGTCACGCCCGCGAGCGCGACGAGCAGGACCGCGAGGTTGAAGACGGCGAGCGCCACGGACTGGTAGGCCGGGTCGAACCACGTGCGGATCGCGTTGCCGGACTGGCTGTAGAAGCCCCAGCCGGCCACGACCGCGAGCAGCGACAGCGCGGCCAGCCCGACGCGGTCGAGCAGACCGCGGAGGTCGTCGGTCGAGAGGCGGTCCAAGCCCGAGGAGTCGACCGGCTCCGTCCATCCGTTCGCGTCGGTGTCCTCGGCGTCCGCCGCCGTGCGGTCGGGAGCGGTCGCCGTGCGTTCGGGGTCCGTGCGGTCGGTCGCGTCGGTGTCGTCTGTCATTGGCTGTGGTGGGTCGGGGGTGTGGTCGCCGTCGTCGGTCGCGGGGTCCGTCGCCGGTTCGTCGGCGTCCGGATCGTCGGTCGGGCCGTCGAGGGGCCGGTCGTCCGTCATCGTCGCCTCCGCGCGGTCAGCGCCGCGACGACGAGCGCGACGAGCGCGACGAGCGGGCCGAAGCCGGGCGTCGAGCCGTCAGTGGCGCCGTCGCCCGGCGGTGCGGCGTCGGCGCCGTCACCACCCTCGCCGCCGACGTCGTCACGCTCGAAGTCCTCGACGGAGAACTGGACGTCGCGGACCGTCTCGTTCGCGGTGATCGTCTCCCGCGGGTTCAGGTTCGCGACGCCCTGCGTCTCGTCGACGAGCACGTCGTCGTCGAACAGCGCGGCGTCGACGTAGTAGTTGTAGCCGCTCGGGACCTCGACGGTCGCCGTGACGGTGTCGGTGCGGCCGGGGCGGACCGCGCCGACGGTCTCCGTCGCCTCCGCGGCGATCACGTTCGACTCCGCCTGCCGGAGGTAGAGGCGGAGTTCGACGTCGTCGGAGGCCTGGTCGCCTCGGTTCGTCACCGAGACGGCGGTCGACAGCGTCGCCGTCTCGTTGTCGGCCTCGACGACGCTCACCGCGACGGTCGGCCAGACCGTCCCCTCGGTGAAGCCGACCTGCGTGTCCGCGTAGTCGGGCGTGAGCGCCGCGACGCCGGCGATCCGGGTGGTCTGCTGCTCGCGGCGCTGATCGTCCGCGAAGACGACCGTCTCGATGCGGTAGCCGCCCTCGCGCTCGACGGTGACGGTGCCGTTGACGGTGCGCTCGCCGTCGATGTCGACGTCGCCGACCTCGACCGTGGTCTCGTCGACGAGGAGGCCGGACTCGGCGCCGATCGCGCGGTGGCGCACCGTGACGTTCTCGACCGTCCCGCCGCGGTGGCGGAGGTCGGTGCCGAGCCGGAGCTCCGCGGTCTCGCCTCGCACGTCACCGGGCGCGACGGTCGTGCCGGCGATATCGATCCGCCCGGGCGGCTCGTCCGTCGCTCGGGGGTCGCTGATGGCGCCGGGCGCGGCGACGGCGCCGACCGCGCTCGCGACGAGGAGGGCGGCGGCCGCCGCCAGGAGGGCCGTGCGGGTGTCCATACGCGACCCCTCACGACCGCGATATAAGTGCTTTGTCCGGGATTCGCTCCGGGCGGTCCGGAACCGGTCTCAGAGGACGCGGTACCGCCCGTTCGACTCGGTGACCTCGCCGCGGCGCGCGAGGCGGGTCAGGATCTCGCGGGCCGCGTCGGCGGGAACTCCCTCCGTCGCGGCCCGCTCTATAACCGCCGACTCGGTGGGGTCGTCGACCGCGTCGACCGCGTCGCGAACGACCTCGGTCCGGCTCCGCGAGCCGCCTCCGCCGCCCTCCGCGCGCTCGCCGGCCTCGTCGACCGCGTCGGCGTCGAGCCCGGACGCTTCGAGGTACTCGCGGTCGTCGATGCCGGCGTCCTCGACGGCGGCTTCCAGCTCCGAGACGTGGTCGACGTCCGCGAACGCGGCGCTGTCGCCGCGCTTCTTCGCGAGGAGCGCCGACCGAGCCTCCCGCGCGGCCGCGCGGTCCTCGGACTCGAAGAACCGCTTGAGCTTGGCGGTCCGGTGGGTCTTGCCGCACCGCGAGCACTGCGCCGTCTCGCTCGTCTCCGGGTCCGTCACCAGCCACATGTTGGCGCACTCGTTACAGCCGACGACCGCGTACATACGAGGGGATTCGCCGGCCCCGAATTTGAACCCTCGGCTCCGAGACGCGGCCGCGCCCGCGAACACCTCACACGATGCGGTGGCGCGTGCCTGCGAGGCCGCCCCGCGGCCGAGCAGCACGCGCGAGGGACGCGGCGACCGGAGCGAAGCGGAGGGAGCCGCGAGGCTGGGGAGGTGTGAGGTGCTGTGCGGTCGCGGTGCGGGGTGGGACTCAAAGGGGCAGCCGCGAGGACGAAGCACGACGACGCAAGCACCGCAAGGAGCGAGCGGAGCGAGCGACTGAGGAGCACAGCGAGTCGCGCAAGTCCTCGCGGCTGGGGCTTTGGAGGCGTTCACCGCCGATCCGCTACCAGTCATTTATAAGTAAGCGGCTGGGGCTTTGGAGGAGTTCACCGCCGATCCGCTACCAGTCATTTATAAGTAAGCGGCTGGGGCTTTGGAGGCGCTCACCGCCGATCCGCTACCAGTCATTTATAAGTAAGCGGCTGGGGCTTTGGAGGCGCTCACCGCCGATCCGCTACCAGTCATTTATAAGCGAGCGGCTGGGGCTTTGGGAGTGTTCGTCGTCGATCTACTGTCGGCTATTTATAAGCGAGCGGCTGGGGCTTTGGCGGTGTTCTGCCGAGAGTGATCCGCGGTCTCGCCTCATCAACCGCTG of Halorubrum trapanicum contains these proteins:
- the tmcA gene encoding tRNA(Met) cytidine acetyltransferase TmcA, yielding MIAGVARDLRAEAERTNDRRVLVLAGDRDRAVDAAYDAVESLGVDDGDVTLVTTREGFRFEEVRPRNADELLGRTREAVVLDCHERFVPNALGRAVGAVDGGGLLILLAPALDDWPGIRDRFDDSLAVPPYGLDDVTGRFRERLVGTLRTHPGIAVVALGAGPEGDAVERDGLTGAGGSEGDATDRSDAVGGGSDQSAPPGSAFPATAYGACRTADQARALRAFESLSEPGSAVVVESDRGRGKSSAAGLAAGALALAGSDVLVTAPAFRNAAEVFARARELIAAETGGDATASERDDGGGLDGDRDRDERELRTPAGGRVRFLSPAAAAAAAGGADAAIVDEAAALPVRLLEGFLDAPAVAFCTTVHGYEGAGRGFSVRFRERLLDSRFSVRDVRLDEPIRYARNDPVEAWASRALLLDARPAVDDAVADAAVEDATYRALDPEDLLTDETLLGEAFGLLVAAHYRTEPNDLARLLDAPNLLARALVADGRVVAVALLAREGGLNAETRRGMYEGERVRGNMVPDVLTSQLRDEAAAEPRGLRTVRIATHHALRDAGFGSRLLDEVHAEFGGERGAGGEDDGDERGAGDGDFDYFSVGYGATPRLLRFWRRAGYRTVHLSTSRNDASGEYSAVMLRPETAAGRDLLDRHAVAFRDRERDGLSDAHRDVDPDVVRGALRACSAPVPVDLTETEWRSVVGASVGPGMYDSAPGAFRDLALAALIEGSGGDGVDLDDRAERLFVRKVLQGRPWAEVADELDFVSTSACMRALGDAFVPLVERYGTEFARKERERFISD
- a CDS encoding UPF0179 family protein — translated: MTTVTLIGTRLADVGREFVYEGESTDCEGCPYRGQCLNLSEGTRYRVTGIRENAQTLDCAVHDAGVRAVEVEPAPVPANVPSKRAYAGSKASLAGPCPHTECPSHGYCVPDGADFDEERVIDQVLGEPPHETCALDRDLTLVEFRAEE
- a CDS encoding nucleoside phosphorylase, giving the protein MAKQPHLLVEEGDVHDIAVIPGDPGRVDRIADLCDDSEVVAQNREYKIVNASYEGTDLTICSTGIGCPSAAIAVEELSRVGVETFVRCGTCGALQADMEVGDMVVATGAAKEEGTSKRYEDEVYPAVPDYDVLTGLVGAAEDNDEEIHVGPIVSDDAFYNEDDAYVADWNDANLLAIEMEAATVFSLARRKGLAAGAICTVDGNLVAGSQKGADSDDELPEKAKDNVERAIRITLNAITSL
- the hmgB gene encoding hydroxymethylglutaryl-CoA synthase, which gives rise to MTAVGIDGIEIWTGKLKLDLPGTFAPEKGDDPEKYTKGLGLNNSSFPDVYEDIVTMGANAAKGLMDRKGLEPEDVGRIDVATESAFDHSKPVSTYIAGCLEQVYDGDFTHANKGERKFACLAGTQAIDDAYNWIRAGRNRDRPAIVITTDTALYARGDPGEATQGAGAVAMLIDEDPSIVELSTDQGYGSKDETDFLKPNQQFPSVDGKRSVQVYLSRMREALEDYESVTDDIELEDFAYAPFHTPFPGMVRKAALLAYRHVIRDTAHEDALADEIGRQPREAEYEDREAYEEAIRGYMDELKTTEQYQTWYDTAVEPTLGLSREVGNWYTSSVHIARVSALRDALKRDREFVGDTLLVASYGSGAQAEIHAETIREGWRAEIEGLDIDAQLDARYDLAWDEYEDVHDVHEYDMDVEREIEEFTQPDGEFVFTGWGRMNERKYEYVE
- a CDS encoding 30S ribosomal protein S19e, whose amino-acid sequence is MVTIYDVPADDLIEAVAARLEDRIDEPDWVEFAKTGAGKELPPEQDDFWYVRSASLLRKVAQNEPIGIERLATEYGSKKRGSNRYVVRPGEHEGGSRKLIRSSLQALEEEGLVTTASGEGRRVSDEGEAFLSEVATEVFEDLDRPELERYA